AGATCGTGACCGCGAGGCCTGGCGTTGCGGGGCGCAGGGTGCGGGCGACGAGCAGGATGCACGCGACGCTCGCGAGCAGCACTGTCGGCAGCAGCTCGCCAACGCCGAAGAACAGGGTCATGAGCACGAGCGACGAGGCGAGCGCGGCGATTGAGGTGGATCGTAGGGTCAGCGTGCGATCGGGCGACATGAAGCGCGTCGCGACAAGTCCGGCGCACGCCGCCGTGGCGATGACGCTGAGGCCGGCACCGAGTGCCGCGCCGGGGAGCGACGCGGCGGTCACCGAAGCGAGCGTGCCGGTGACGGGGGCCGCGATGGGCAGGAGACTTGGGAAGCCCTTGCCGAGATGCGCGTCGCCCCGCCAGAACAGCGGCACGGCGCTCACGAGCAGACCGAGGAGGCTCGCGAGCAGGAGCGCGAGGTGGGCCGGCGCATCCGCACCTCGGTCGGTGAAGACGACGCCGGCGATCGCGAGCTGGAGGAGGATGACAAGAAGCGGGATGGTCGCGAGGGCGGCCGCGCTGTACGAGCCGAACATGGCGCTGCGACGGAGCGCGGGCTGTTGGCTCGCGGCGACGCGCCACGCGAGCACGCCCGCGAATAGAAACGGGAGCGCGAAGCCGAGCCCCACGACGCCGGGGTCGTCGCCGATGCCGCTCGGATACTCGGGCAGCGCGCGCACGAGGGCCGCACCGGTGCGCAGGCCGATGCCGAGCAGCAGCACCGCCGCGACGGCTGCCGCAATATCGGCGAAGGAGGCGAACTTGCGCGCCTGCGGCTCGCGGGTCGTCCAGAGCACCATGAGCACGGCCGCGACCGCCGCAATCGCGAGCGCGAGGATCGCGACGAGGATGCCCGCATTCGGCTCGGGCGCGATGCCCAGCACCGTCGGCACCAGGAGCAGGGAGGCGACGCCGAGCGCGAGCGAGATGCCCACGGGGAGCGGGTCAGTGTCGATTCGCGCCTCGGCCGCGCGCTGCCAGGCGCGGGCGGCGCCCACGCTCCCGACGCTCGCCGTGGCGAGGCCGAGTGCCCAGCCGAGGTGGTCGTCGAGCGGCAACCGTGCCAGCCAGGCGATGAGGAGGGTGATGGCCGGGAGTAGGGTGATCGACGCAAGCAGCTTGGGCGTGGAGAGCTTCGACCAGCGCCACCACGCGCCGAAGATGGCGGTAAGCACCAGCAACGCCACACCCCAGTACAGGGCGGGGTCGGCTCGGTCGAGTCCGAAGAGTTTCAGCGCCGGTATCGCCCACGCGTCGAGCGCGAGCAACACGGCACCGAGCACCGCAACGCCCTCCGCCGTCGCGCCGAGCTTGCGGCGCCGCAGCCAACTCGCGAGGGCGATGACGCCCGCCGTGATCGCGACCGTGATCGCCGCGCGAACGATGAGATCGAAGAGGACGAAGGCGACCGTGACGAAGACGAGCGCCGCGACGGCGAGGAAGCCGATGCCCGTGATGAGCATCGCGAGCTGCACGCCCGAGCGCTTGGGTGTCGAAGGCTCTGCCTCAGACCGTGGCTCAGGCTGTGGCAGGGGCGGGGCAGGTTGGTTGAGCCACGCGCCAGCGATGGAGCCCTGTGGCGCGGGGCTGGGCGCAGATTGCTGCTGGGGGAGCGCGGGCGGTGCCGGCACCTCCGCTTCGACATACTGAGCATCCTGCTCAGCTCGGATCTCCGCCAGGATTCGCCCCCGCTGTGTCAGCAGTTCGGCGCTTGACGTCGAGAGTTTGAAGACCTCGGCGAGCCGCGGATTCGTGAGGTCGAGTCCGCAGCTCACGCACCGCGGGGCGCCGTGCGTTGGCGTGAAGCAGTACGGGCACGTCGTCGTCGACAGGAGGTCCTGCGGGCTTTCTGGAAAGCGCGGTGCGTGGGTGTCATTGCCCGAATCCATAGCCGCTCCTCGAAGTCCCGTCCTCTTCGCAGATTAGGCGAACGTGGATCACGGATCGCCCGTTTATCCACAAAGGACATCTTCAGGACGACGAGGAGTAGCCGAAAGCTGGCGCGGAGAATGCGACGCGCGTGATTCAGCAGATTTCCGCTAGACTTGCGGAGTCGTATTGCACGACGCGGGGATGTAGCTCAATGGTAGAGCCCCAGTCTTCCAAACTGGTCACGCGGGTTCGATTCCCGTCATCCCCTCACTCGCGGCTTCGCCGCTTCGCTCAGGGACTCGGGAATCCTCAGAACCCGAGAACCGGCTCCGCCGGCGCCCGCCGCGCGACGCGATGCGTCGCTTCATCGGCGTGCGGGGTTCGATTCCCGTCATCCCCTCGCTCGCGGCTTCGCCGCTTCACTCAGGGACTCGGGAATCCTCAGAACCCGAGAACCGGCTCCGCCGGCGCCCGCCGCGCGACGCGATGCGTCGCTTCATCGGCGTGCGGGGTTCGATTCCCGTCATCCCCTCCCTCGCGGCTTCGCCGCTATTCCGAGGTGAGGCCCTGCTCGCCGAGCCACTCGCGCATGCGCTCGCGGCCGTAGAGGCCCTTCACGTTGCCGATGCGGCGCTCGAGCGTGCGGGCCCAGCTGTAGTCGGGCTTGTCGTAGTTCGCGTAGTAGCTGGCGAGGCGCGTCTCGTACTCGGCCGACGCATCCGCCCACGCGTCAGCATCGTAGGTTTCCTCGTGCAGCACGGCCGCCTGGGGGAGTCGAGGCTTCGTGCTCGCCGCCTCATCGGGGTCGGGTACGCCGATCGCGAGCCCAACGATTGGGAACACGTGCTCGGGAAGCTCAAGTTCTTCGACCACGCCGGGTGGGTTGTTGCGGATCGACCCGACGAAGACCCCGCCGAGTCCGAGCGACTCGGCCGCAAGCAGCGCGTTCTGCGCGCTAATGCCGGCGTCGACGAACGAGACGAGCGTGTTCTCGAGGTACTTCACGGTCTCGACCTCGGAGCCGCGCTGCTGCGCGATCTGCGCCGCGCGGTGGTAGTCGACGACCCACACGAGGAACACAGCGGCGTCCTCGACATACGAACGTCCGCCAATTGCCTGCGACACCCGGCGCTTGTGGTCCTCGTCGCGGATCGCGATGATGCTCCACGTCTGCAGGTTCGACGAAACTGAACCGGACTGGGCCGCGGCGATGATGAGCCGCAGTTGTGCATCCGAAATCTCGTCGGTTAAGAACTCGCGCACCGACCGGTGGGCGAGCTGGAGATCGATCGTTTCGGTGCCGTCGGCGACCGGCGATTCGGGGTCAGCGCCGTAGCGCTCACTGACGAGCTGTTCGGTGGTGTGGGCGGTGTTCGTGGTGGTCATGCGTGCTCCTGATAGGCGTGCGTCGATCGTAACGACGCGGTGGGGCAGGGCCTAAGAACGTGTCATTTGCGCGAAACATCCGGATATCCGCCGAGATAAAAGCGCCGGGGTGCCTCGGCCGCCTTGCTGATGCCGATGCGGGTCGTCACGACGATGTCGCTCAGCGGATGCTCGCATTCGCGCTCGAGTTGCAGCGGCGGCAGGCTGAGGTCGTGGCCGGTCAGCGAGAGGTCGATGCCGAGGGCGGCGCACACCTTGCCGGGACCGTTCGTGAGTTGCCGGCGGCTCGTGCCGCGGCGTGCGAGCATCACGTCCTCGCCCTCGAGCGGCTCGACGGCGCGGATCAGCAGGCCGGCGCCGTGCCCGGCCTCGCCGACGACGACGTTGAGGCAGTGATGGATGCCGTAGCTGAGGTAGACGTAGGCGTGACCGGCGGCGAGGAACATCGCGGCATTGCGCGGAGTTGGGCCGCGATGGGTATGACTCGCGGGATCCTCTTCGTCGTAGGCCTCGACCTCGACGATGCGGGCTCGAAGGATGCGTCCGTCGAGTTCGCGCACGACGGTGCAGCCGAGCAGTCGGCGCGCCGCGACCTCAACGGGCGCGTGGAGCCAGTCCCAGGTGCCGTCGTTACTCATCACTTCAGGCTACCGAGCGCATTGGTGAACCCTCTTGGGGCGTGGTAACTTCGTGAGGCTGATCTCTTTGGAGATCGCGCGTGCGTATGCACATCGGGACGTGGCGCAGTTTGGTAGCGCGCCTGCTTTGGGAGCAGGATGTCGCAGGTTCAAATCCTGTCGTCCCGACCAATTTGCTGATGTCGCGATTCGGACAGAGCTCTCCCTTAGAAGGGAACAGGGTCTTCGAGTGGTTTGAACACCGGGCCGACGCGTGCCGGTTCGACCGTGATGGTTTCGCCGTAGGGCGGGATCCATTCCATTTCTCCGTTGCCCTTATGCCGGCACCTCCACGGCTTCTGATGTTTCAGCGTGTGGTGGCGCACGCAGAGGTGTGCCATGTTGTTGACGCTCGTTTTGCCACCCGCGGCCCAGGGGTGCGTGTGATCGAGTTCGCTTTGGGGTGCTGGCCTGCGGCAGCCCGGGAATATGCACGTTTGGTCGCGAGCTTGCAGGAATCTGCGCATCTCGGCGGTCGGTTTTCGTGTGTCGACGGTGAGCGCGTGCCCGGTGATCGGGTCGGTGAGGAGCCGATGAAAACAGGACGCCGTGCCCGCGATCTCGCGAGCTTCGACCATGCTCATCGGGTTCAGGCCGTCGATGGTGGCGACATCACGCGGTGCGTCGGGGTTGAGCAGCGACATGACAGGGATGACGATGCTCACGTTGGCGGTGATTCGAGCCGCGCCTGCGGTGTGCGACTCGAGGATGCTCTGCGGCGTCGCGGTGAGTATCGTCTCGATGAACAGGTCGGCGCGGATCTGGTCGAGCGTGCGGGGATCCTCGACGAATTCCGCATCGACTGTCGACAGAGCGGTGCCCGTGTTCGCGGCCTCGCGCACACGCTGACGGTGTGCCTTTGCGTCGTCGCGGTGCTCGTCTCGCAGCACGATCGCCTGTTTCGTGAGCAGGTCGTAGAGCGCGTGCGCTTCGCCAGTTCGGACGGTCGCGGTAATGACTGACATGCCAAAGTCGAGGTCTTCGATCGTCACTCGGCGTTCGGCGTATTCACGCTCGCAGGTCTCCTCAAACTCCGCCGCCCCGAGTGCGGCGGCGAGCTTCTTCGCGAAGGTCTCGGTTTGTCCGACCGTTGCCGTGCGAGCGAAGTCGAGGACGCGCTCCGAGAACTCGTCTCGACGGTCTTGGGGGACCTTGTTCGCGTGGCGCAGAAGCGCTCCGGAATGTTGCATGGTCACTTCGACCGTTTGCAGAGGCTCGCACCAGTTGGCGAACTCTGTCGTCAACCAGTGCGCGTCATAGGCACGATTGATGAGCGCGACGTCGGACAAGTTCGTCGGCACTCCGAAGCTTGCGAGCACGGAACGCAGATTGAGGCGCAGTTGGTCGTCGTAGTTCGCAACATAGCTGCGCTCGTCGGTCTGCCACTTCGTGCGCAGTTCCGCACCCTCGTACGCCCTCGCCAGAATCAGCGCCATCGCGAACTCGCCGGCTTTCACAGCGTTGAACACATCGACGAATGTGCCGGTCATGTCGCTGAACAGTTCGTTCAGACCGTCGGTCTCGGGCTCGGGTGTGGTGCCATCGGGTCGGTGCTTCTTTGCGCGGCGGGGCTGCTCGGGGGAGTCATTGTCGGGAGACGTTGCGGTCATCGGGCGTCACCTCCTCGAAGGTGCGTCAATGGGCGAACCGTTGTAGCAAGTATATACGTATGCCAGTGAAATTGGTAGCGAACAGATGTTCTAAATTCGTCGCCGTGAACGTTCGGCGCTTCGATCATCCGTGAGCCATTCCTGGCTCAGCCTCACTCTCGCACGAGCCTCCGACATGCGCGCTAAACCGCCGAAACCAGCCGACTCCAGCCGACTACCCCCGCCGCGCCCGTCGCACCGCCCACGGCACCAACACGACAACAACACCCAAAAGCGAGCCAATCACCGTTTCAATCAACCGGTCGTACACGAGCCCATCCGCGCGCACCGACCCGCCGCTCCCAACCGTCGCCAGTGCAATCGAAACGAGCGCCAGGGGAGTGACGAACACCTGCCCGAGCCCGTACGACCGCAGCACGAACAGCTCGGTCAGCCCCTGCAGCAGCGCGATCACGAGAATGAGCACCCACACCGGCGTCGCCAACCAAAGAATCGGTGCGGTGCCAAACAGCCCGAGAAACGTGCCGATGATGCGGTGAAAACCACGGTTCACGGCGTGCTTGGTCGTGTGGCCGGCGAGCGGCACCACCGCGGCGAGCTGCGCCCAGTAGGTGTGGTCGATGTTCCACGGCCCGCTTAGCGAAAGCGAGACGCCCCCGGCCGCACCCGCAGCGACGAAGTTGAGTCCAGCATCCGTCAAGAACGTGGCATGCGGCCGACCCGCGAACGTCGCCTCCCGCGGCCAGACAATCGGCTGCCGAAAGCGCCGACCGAGCAGCCGCGACGACATGCCCATCAACACCGCCCAGGCAATCACCACCAGCGTTGCGAGCGCGGCCTCCCACAGCACCGGTTGCTTCGGCACGGCAACCACCGCGCCAAAGGCGAACACGTTGAAAATCGCGCCGCCGGGCCGCAGCTGCCAATACTGCGCCACGAGTGCGCTCAACCCGGCCATCACCGAGGTGCACAGCACGGCGATCCAGACTTCACCCGGCACCCCGTCGAGCAGCCGTGCCATGATCGTCGCCGACATCAGCGTCGCGAACATGAGCACGCCGGCGCGCAACTGCATCCGCAGCCGCGGCCCGTGCTCGAGATTGCGCCCATAGATGCCTGGAAAAGCGGCGAACGACACGAACACGACGAGGTCGAGCCGGTCGGTCAGCAGCAACACCAATAGCGGCACGAGCACGGTAATTGTGCAGCGAATCGCCACCTCGTGGTCTCGATTCGCCGGGTCAATGCGCAGCACCGAGGTAAACGGGTTCACTTCGGTCCACGCACTCTCGGGCTTCCGCTCGGGATCCTGGCCGGTGCTCGGTGACGTCAATTGCGTGGCTCCCTTCGGTTCGTGCGATCGGCAGCCTCGGGCACACATCCTCGGGATGCGCCCAACGGCAGCGGCACCGAGGCGAGCAAAGTGACGCGACCACCTACTGACAGCGCAACACCGCGGAATCGATGGCAGGCAGCACGGAGACTTAACGTCTTCATAACGATAGCCCCGCACGCGCGACTCGCTTGAAAGCGCAAGGATCCGACGCCCCTCGAAGCACCCGACATCGCCGCGAAACCGGCCGAATCGGGCTTCCCGGCGCCTGTCGGAAACACTCAAGTCGGTAGTATTGCGTTGCTATTGAGCCGTAATTCGGGCGCCCCGCCGCCCAAATTGCGCCGCGGTGAGCACTGCGCTCCCGCGCCATTTGCGGTGAAACCCGCCGAGTTCAAGACCCGATGTCATTGCTCGGCGATGTGCGACACCGCACCGAATCAAGCGGATGCCGTGGAGCATCCCTCGTGCGCGATTTGCGTGCGCGGCAACGACTAACCCAAAAGGAGCGTTCGTGCCAGACACAGCCATCTCGGTCGAGCACCTGTACAAGGTGTTCGGCAGGCAGCCCAAGGAGGCTGTTGAGCGTCTTAAGCAAGGCGCCACTCGCGATGATCTCGCGCCTGCCTCAACGGCAGCCGTGATCGACGCGAGTTTTGACGTGAAACCGGGCGAGATCTTCGTCGTCATGGGTCTGTCGGGTTCCGGAAAGTCGACGCTGATCCGGATGCTCAACGGCCTCAACCCGACGACGTCCGGCTCGGTCAAGGTGCGCGGCCAGGAGATCGTCGGGGCGAACCCGGCGACGATTCGCAAGATCCGCCGTGAGCACATCTCGATGGTCTTCCAGCACTTCGCGCTCTTCCCGCACCGCACGGTGCTCGAGAACGTGGCGTTCGGCCTCGAGGTCCAGGAAGTGCCGAAGGACAAGCGGGAGGCACAGGCCCGCAAGGTGCTCGAGACTGTCGGCCTCGATCAGTGGGCCGACTCGTTCCCGAACGAACTCTCGGGCGGCATGCAGCAGCGCGTCGGCATCGCGCGCGCCCTCTGCGCCGAGACTGAGATCCTGCTCATGGACGAGGCCTTCAGCGCGCTCGACCCGCTGATCCGTCGCGAAATGCAGGAAGAGCTTGTCGACCTGCAGCAGCAGCTCGGCAAGACCATCGTCTTCATCACCCACGACCTCAACGAGGCCATGTTCCTCGGCGACCGCATCGCCGTGATGCGCGCGGGTGAAATCGTCCAGATCGGTACCCCCGAGGAGATCCTCACAAGCCCGGCGAACGACTACGTCGAGCAGTTCGTGCAGGACGTCGACCGTTCGCGCGTGCTCACCGCCTCGGCGGTCATGCAGCCGGCCCTCGCGGTCGTGCCGCTCAGCGTCGGCGTCAACGGCGTTGCGAAGGTCATGCGCGACATGCAGGTGTCGGGCGTGTTCCTCGTCGAGCGCAACAAGCTCGTCGGCGGCGTCACCGAGGCGCAGATCGGCCGCGCGCGTCGCCGCGGGGATGTGCAACTCGCCGACATCGTCGACCGCGACATTCCGCGTGTGAAGCCCGAAGACATCCTGAGCGACCTGTTCGAAGCGTCGGTCGACACCTCGATGCCGCTGCCTGTCGTCGACGAGCGCGATCGCATCCTCGGCATCGTGCCGCGCGTGGCGCTGCTCAGCTCGATGACGACGAATACCGGCACCCTCGATCTGCCGCAGAGCGCGGCCCTCACCGACCCGCAGTTGCCCGTCGTGCCTGAGGGAACCACCGCTGAGACTGCCGCGGAGGCGATTGCGACCGAAGCATCCACCAGCGAGCCCGGAGAGGAGGCCACCCGATGAGCGAACCGTTCTGGCGCGCCCCATTCGGCACGTGGATCGAAATCGCCGTTGACTGGATTGTCCAGGTCTTCGGCGGCTTCTTCGACGTTGTCCGCGTTGTCCTCGAGTTCTTCTACGACGCCCTCAACACCTTCTTCAACTGGCCCCCGTTCTGGGTGATGATCATCCTCATCGCGGCCTTCGCCTTCATGATGAAGGGCTGGCAACTCGCGGTCGGGTCGATCATCGGCCTGTTCTTCATTTACTTCGTCGACCAGTGGGGCAACGCGATGTCGACGCTGTCGCTCGTCCTCGTCGCGAGTGTGCTGGCGCTGATCATCGCGATTCCGGTGGGCATCTGGGCGGCGAAATCCGCGCGAGCTTCATCGGTTATCCGACCCGTGCTCGACTTCCTCCAAACCATGCCCGCCATGGTCTACCTGATCCCGGCGCTGATCCTCTTCGGCGTCGGCCCGGTGCCCGGCATCTTCGCGACCGTGCTGTTCGCGGTCGCGCCGGGTGTGCGCATGACCGAGCTCGGTATTCGCGGCGTCGACAAGGAAATGGTTGAGGCTGGCTACGCGTTCGGCGCGACGCCTGGTCGCATCCTGCGCCAGGTGCAGCTGCCCCTCGCCATGCCGTCGATCATGGCCGGTGTGAACCAGGTCATCATGCTCTCGCTGTCGATGGTCGTCATCGCCGGTATGGTCGGCGCGGGTGGCCTCGGTCAGCAGGTCACCTCCTCGCTCGGTACCGCGGATGTCGCGCTCGGCTTCGAGGCCGGTATGTCCGTCGTGATTCTCGCGATGATCCTCGACCGCATCACCGGCTCCATCGGCAAGTCGCGCTTCAGCGGCCTGTGGGGCAAGATCGTCGCCATCGCCGTCATCGTCGCGGTGGTCGTCGCCAACCTCATCCCGAGCCCCGCGG
The Gulosibacter sediminis genome window above contains:
- a CDS encoding NADPH-dependent oxidoreductase codes for the protein MTTTNTAHTTEQLVSERYGADPESPVADGTETIDLQLAHRSVREFLTDEISDAQLRLIIAAAQSGSVSSNLQTWSIIAIRDEDHKRRVSQAIGGRSYVEDAAVFLVWVVDYHRAAQIAQQRGSEVETVKYLENTLVSFVDAGISAQNALLAAESLGLGGVFVGSIRNNPPGVVEELELPEHVFPIVGLAIGVPDPDEAASTKPRLPQAAVLHEETYDADAWADASAEYETRLASYYANYDKPDYSWARTLERRIGNVKGLYGRERMREWLGEQGLTSE
- a CDS encoding DNA-3-methyladenine glycosylase translates to MSNDGTWDWLHAPVEVAARRLLGCTVVRELDGRILRARIVEVEAYDEEDPASHTHRGPTPRNAAMFLAAGHAYVYLSYGIHHCLNVVVGEAGHGAGLLIRAVEPLEGEDVMLARRGTSRRQLTNGPGKVCAALGIDLSLTGHDLSLPPLQLERECEHPLSDIVVTTRIGISKAAEAPRRFYLGGYPDVSRK
- a CDS encoding HNH endonuclease signature motif containing protein, whose amino-acid sequence is MTATSPDNDSPEQPRRAKKHRPDGTTPEPETDGLNELFSDMTGTFVDVFNAVKAGEFAMALILARAYEGAELRTKWQTDERSYVANYDDQLRLNLRSVLASFGVPTNLSDVALINRAYDAHWLTTEFANWCEPLQTVEVTMQHSGALLRHANKVPQDRRDEFSERVLDFARTATVGQTETFAKKLAAALGAAEFEETCEREYAERRVTIEDLDFGMSVITATVRTGEAHALYDLLTKQAIVLRDEHRDDAKAHRQRVREAANTGTALSTVDAEFVEDPRTLDQIRADLFIETILTATPQSILESHTAGAARITANVSIVIPVMSLLNPDAPRDVATIDGLNPMSMVEAREIAGTASCFHRLLTDPITGHALTVDTRKPTAEMRRFLQARDQTCIFPGCRRPAPQSELDHTHPWAAGGKTSVNNMAHLCVRHHTLKHQKPWRCRHKGNGEMEWIPPYGETITVEPARVGPVFKPLEDPVPF
- a CDS encoding FUSC family protein; the protein is MNPFTSVLRIDPANRDHEVAIRCTITVLVPLLVLLLTDRLDLVVFVSFAAFPGIYGRNLEHGPRLRMQLRAGVLMFATLMSATIMARLLDGVPGEVWIAVLCTSVMAGLSALVAQYWQLRPGGAIFNVFAFGAVVAVPKQPVLWEAALATLVVIAWAVLMGMSSRLLGRRFRQPIVWPREATFAGRPHATFLTDAGLNFVAAGAAGGVSLSLSGPWNIDHTYWAQLAAVVPLAGHTTKHAVNRGFHRIIGTFLGLFGTAPILWLATPVWVLILVIALLQGLTELFVLRSYGLGQVFVTPLALVSIALATVGSGGSVRADGLVYDRLIETVIGSLLGVVVVLVPWAVRRARRG
- a CDS encoding quaternary amine ABC transporter ATP-binding protein, coding for MPDTAISVEHLYKVFGRQPKEAVERLKQGATRDDLAPASTAAVIDASFDVKPGEIFVVMGLSGSGKSTLIRMLNGLNPTTSGSVKVRGQEIVGANPATIRKIRREHISMVFQHFALFPHRTVLENVAFGLEVQEVPKDKREAQARKVLETVGLDQWADSFPNELSGGMQQRVGIARALCAETEILLMDEAFSALDPLIRREMQEELVDLQQQLGKTIVFITHDLNEAMFLGDRIAVMRAGEIVQIGTPEEILTSPANDYVEQFVQDVDRSRVLTASAVMQPALAVVPLSVGVNGVAKVMRDMQVSGVFLVERNKLVGGVTEAQIGRARRRGDVQLADIVDRDIPRVKPEDILSDLFEASVDTSMPLPVVDERDRILGIVPRVALLSSMTTNTGTLDLPQSAALTDPQLPVVPEGTTAETAAEAIATEASTSEPGEEATR
- a CDS encoding ABC transporter permease/substrate binding protein; its protein translation is MSEPFWRAPFGTWIEIAVDWIVQVFGGFFDVVRVVLEFFYDALNTFFNWPPFWVMIILIAAFAFMMKGWQLAVGSIIGLFFIYFVDQWGNAMSTLSLVLVASVLALIIAIPVGIWAAKSARASSVIRPVLDFLQTMPAMVYLIPALILFGVGPVPGIFATVLFAVAPGVRMTELGIRGVDKEMVEAGYAFGATPGRILRQVQLPLAMPSIMAGVNQVIMLSLSMVVIAGMVGAGGLGQQVTSSLGTADVALGFEAGMSVVILAMILDRITGSIGKSRFSGLWGKIVAIAVIVAVVVANLIPSPAAGSGPDNGDEAEVTIGVFTGWPEGEAVSELWKAILEEKGYTVNLEYVDAVAGYIGLSQGRYDLLLDTWLPITHAQYIEEYGDQITQLGAWNDEAVLTFAVNADAPIDSIDELAEHADEFGNTIYGIEPGAGLTAATKDNVIPTYGLEGMEYITSSTPAMLAELDSAMSSGENVVVTLWRPHWAYDEYDIKDLEDPEGTLGETESIYSFSSQEFGDTHPNVTQWITDFKMDSETLYSLENAMFNEYDGNDYGPIVEEWISENQDYVNSLTE